CAGACGAACCTTATGTTGTAAAAGAGCCAGagccagaaccagaaccagagcCAGAGCCGgaaccagagccagagccagagccagaattAGCACAAACTGAGGCCCCACACCCATGGCCAAACGTTACTGAGACACCCCCAAGTCCAGATATCACCTCAGGCCCACCGCCGATCACCTCTTCAAGCAGGAGCACCGACATGGATACCGTCACTGAACTAGAAGATGTTCCTCAGCTCTCAGGCGAGTATGAAATGGAAAAGCCGGACGCACTAACATTTGAAAAACACCCACAGATTCTGAATAAtgaagacattttgaaaaaaatttcagataTTCATTCACAGGTACAACAGGTACCGCTTGCTGAGAGCCTCAAGCCAGAATACAGAGAGGACATTCGAGCCTCTAGAGAGCACCTAAAACGGAGCCTTGCTTTAGCAGAAGCAGCAGAACATAAACTACAAAAGATGTATAGATCCCAGCTATTACCGCTAGGACGAAGCAGTAGCGGAATTGATGACGGTGAAACTGTTATTAACATGCTGTACAATTCCAGATCTAAATTATCTGAATATTTAGATGTCAGATCTGTTCCACCAGAGATGAGACAAAAAGCTACTACAGTACTCAgtacactgaaaaaaatattatgtgtAAGTCGACTAGAAACTCAAAACCTTATTAGGAAGTTATtaaacaataatataaaaattttaaacctacTTGATGTTCCATGACAAAGTTGATTGAAGCGAACTGTGCATTCATTTCACTAGAGAAATAAACATATTAGTGATTCACAAGTTGTATGAAAATATATCCTATTGTTGTTCAATGTGCTAACATCTTTACATGCCATATgttataaaaaaattttcatatGTACGAAAgcctaataatttaaaataaaattttggttcAGGAGTTTGtagtttttttctcattaattaaCTTTAAAAGTTATTAAGATCTAACCTTTAACATGTTTAAACTTTGATTTTACTTGAATAGATTAGTTAAATTTACCCCTTTTATAAGAGTTAAGAGACTGTGTGCAGTCTGTACGTAGCCTGTTTTTAATAattgaatataaatgtaaaattttagtatatgtgGTCTTTATTACTCTTTCAGAGAATCTGAGTTTTCTGTCTGAATAGCAAAATTGGAACTTGAATCAGCACTTTTATTTGAATATCTGTCTGCCTCATTTGAAAGGTGGATGGTGTATGAAGATCTGTCCCTGTTTCTTTGTTGTTAAGTACTTTCGGAGTATCGGTGAGTGACTGTAACTTGGGTTTGTAATATAGTCATTCTCCCTTATTTCCCGTTTTTGTTTCTATACATATACATTGAAGCTTTGCAAATCTTTTGTCAGGAGTATGACTAACACGATTAAGGTTAACTGTGTAATATTGTGCTTATGGTGCGTGTAATTCTCTTTCATGATTTGACCAGTATTATGTTtaaattcatttacttattcattcatcaaaccaGTTATTTATAGTTTAGTAGAGCTTTATTGGCCTTTTATACTATGTGCAGAACGAAAGGCTAGGCTTTGGGGATATAGTAAGACCTAGTTCCATCTCTCTTTGAGGTTGTATTATAGGAGGAAAGgtagacattaaataaataacttcaaataatttttaaatttcagttgtgACAAGTTGTTATGAATCTGTGAGAAGTGTGATGTCACCTAGACCAAAAATAATGGGAAAGCTATCCTGAGAAAGTAGCATTTAAGGTCAAATCTGAAGGATAAGGGTGCATGTAGGGGAAGGCGGCATTCCGGGCAGAGGGCACAGCGAGTGTGATGCTCTGAGTTGGGAATGAGTATGGCAAGTTCAAAAAGTAGCTGGAGTGCAGAAAGGTAAGGCAGAAGATCTCAAGATGGAGCTGGTGAGGCACACGGGGTTGGAATAGATCCTGCAAGGCCTTGAAGTGTACACATATTGACGATGCCAGCTGTTATCCTATGATCGGTGAGAAGCATTCGTGGATTTTAAGCAAAGGATGGGTAACATCaaatttgtgtggtttttttttttttttttaaaacactctgGCTGCAGTTTTGGAGGCAGACAAAAGTAGAAATGCACTAGGCAAAGGCCAAATTTAGCTTGGACTAGTTTGAAAGAAGTGCCAGTTTAGAAGTAGaatcaacaggggcgcctgggtggcacagcggttaagcgtctgccttccgctcagggtgtgatcccggcgttctgggatcgagccccacatcaggctcctccactggaagcctgcttcttcctctcccactccccctgcttgtgttccctctctcgctggctgtctctatctctgtcgaataaataaataaaatctttaaaaaaaaaaaaaaaagaagtagaatcaACAGTATTTGGGGATTGCATGGACGTGGAGACTGAGAGAGTAACAGGGATCAAAAATAATTCCTACACAATTAGCTGTATCATGAAAAAGACCACATAGGTTTCATTTCACAATAACACTCTTTACTGTTTCctgttgcttgtttttttttaaattttgtgtgtatgttgcttatttttaaaattaattttaccatgGAAGATTTCAAACATGTGAAAAAGTAAACAGATTAATGTAATCGATCTGTGTACCTCATGTCCATTCTCAACAGTGACCTACTAATGACCTGCCTTGTTTCACCCatggattttgctgattgtatCCCCGTTATGCCTTTTAATATGTTTTCCCATCctctgtattttctgtaaataGATAGTTGGATCTAGAGAGGCTTTATCAGACTcaggtttgtctctttttttggtCAGGATAGTGTAAATCATCTGGTTATGTTTCCTTTTGTATTTACAGAGCAGCCTTTCATGTTTATTGATAGATTATTGATCAGGTGTCGCAAAACGGCATTATCATTCCTTCCCTATTAGCTGGAATATGTCTGTAATGAGAAACCTGCTCTGCCCTATGATTTGATTCCCTAGGGGTCCAGTGTGTATTGGAAAGACatcaaatctttctctttttaaacagttttcaaaataattagtTCATAGAATCCTCCAATGgtgaccaattttttaaaattagatctttattcttttggaACAGTTGGAAGCTTATAAAGAAATTGATCAGAAAATACAGAGTTCCCACATACCTCTCTCTAGTCTACCAAGGTTTCcactattatttatattttctattagtGTGGTACGTGTcttacaactgatgaacccacagtgatacattattattaactgaagctccatagtttacattaagttTCACTCTTTctgttgtacattttatgggttttgacaaatatataataacacatatccaccattacagtagcCTACacaatagtttcactgccctaaaaatccccagTTCTTCACATAGtgatccctccctcttcctcccccataCCGCCAATCCCGGGCAAACTGAAgttttttactgtctctatccttttgccttttctagcATGTAGTTAGAATCATGTAGAATATAGCCTTGAAAGATTGGCTTCACTTAATATGCGTTTAAGatccctccatgtctttttgtgccTTGACAGCTCATTGCTTTTAgtgctaagtaatattccattgtatggatgaaCATAGTTTAtacattcacctgttgaaggacatcttggttactcccaagttttggcaattatgaataaaactacttCAATcatctgtgtgcagatttttgGGTAGACATAAGTTTCAATTGTGCCAGTTTTTTTTCACACCTTTGAACATGCAAAAGTTAGCACAGTTTTGTATTTTGGCCAATCTGATGGATGAGAAGTATTATCTAGTTGTTTTCATGTATATTTCTTTAACTATGAGTGAGGCCggacatctttttatatttatatttttatttctggaaacttATTTCTCTACTGGTTGCTTTTCCTTAGTGAGATagacaaccttttttttttttttaagattttatttatttatttgacagagagagatacagccagcgagagagggaacacaagcagggggagtggaagagggagaagcaggctcccaccggagcagggagcccgatgcggggctcgatcccaggaccctgggatcaggccctgggctgaaggcagacgcttaatgactgaactaCACAGGCGCCCCGACATACAACCTTTTAATGTAACAAGGAAGTTGGAATTTTGTgtcatatttttacaaatatttttgtctaatttattatttgtatttttatttttccatgtagaAATTGAGAACCTTTATTGAtcaaatttatacattttttttcctttgggtgcCTTTGTGTTTTGTGTCTGACCTTTCCCGCTCTGAGATTTTACaaaattcctcttttttatttgagtgttCTAATggtatccttttttaaaaaaaaactttgtgttttttagagaagttttaggcaAAATTAAGGAGACGGTGCAGAGTTTCCATATCTACCCACACATGCATGGCCTCCCCCACTATCAGTTTCCCCCAGcaaagtggtacatttgttacaattgataaaCTTACACTGATGCATTATTACGACCTCCAAGCCCATCGTTTACACTAGGATTCACTTGGTGGTATACATTCTGTAGGTCTGGACAAGTGTGTAGTGATAGATTttcaccattatagtatcataaaGAGCAGTTTCATTGCCctcaaaatcctctgtgctctgcctactcattcctccctcccctcaacttggcaaccactgatctttttactgtctccatagttttgtcttttctagaatgttgtacagttggaatcatatagtaggtagctttttcagattgtcttctgtcattaaaataaatgcacatttaaggttcctctgtgtcttttcatggcttcatagctCATTTAATTTTAGCTCTGAATAATGTTGCATtgtctgaatgtaccacagtttatccattcaccaataAAGGACATTTTGGtcgcttccaagttttggcaattataaataaagctgctataaacatccatgtgcaggtatttgtatggacataagttttcaattcctttggggaaataccaaggagcacaattgctgggttgtacgGTAAGAGTATTCTTAGTTTTGTCGAAGCCATTAAAcagtcttccaaagtgactgtaccattttgcattcccaccagcaatgaatgagagttcctgttcttccacagcctcaccagcacttggtgttgtcagtgttctggatttttaccattctaataggtgtatagtggTCTCATTGTTGTGAcctattactttttaattaaaatttttaagtttttgataaTTATAGGTAAACATgcagtttttaagaaataatacaaagagatcTAATGTATTCTTTACTCATTTCATCTAATGGTAATATCTTTAAAACTATACTACAATATCACAAGCGAGATAAATATGTTGGTATAAGATACAGAATATTAACAATACTGCAAGGATCCctcatgttgcccttttataGCTACCCCTACTACCCTCCTGTTTTCACACCTTCTCTAACCTCTGCtaaccaccattttattctccatttccataattttgtcatttcaagaatgttctaTAAGTAGATTCACACAGTACGTCATCTTTGGGGATTGGCTTCTTTTCCCGCAGCTCGATTCTCCAGAGCTTGAGCAAGCTTGTTGCGTGTATCAATCCCTTCGTTTTTACTGGAGTAGTGCTGCACAGTTTGCTTAAcctgcttaggggcgcctgggtggcacagcggttaagcgtctgccttcggctcagggcgtgatcccggcgttctcggatcgagccccacatcaggctccctgctctacggggagcctgcttcttcctctcccactcccccctgcttgtgttccctctctcgctggctgtctctgtcaaataaataaataaaatcttaaaaaaaaaaaaaaacattcacctGCTTAACAGCTTCTGGGTTATTTCCAGGCTTGGGCTATTACAAGTTCCTATAAACACTCATTTACAGTTTCTGTGCGAACCTAAGTTTTCATTTCCCCggggtaaatgcccaggagtgaaattgctgtgATGTATGCTGGTTACATGTTCAGTATTGTATGGAACTGCccaccattttccagagtggctgtaccctAGCCTAAAACCACTAGCGATGGATGAGTTTCTCTGAAACCTCACCAGCCTTTGGGGTcatcattaacatttatttattttattttaaagtgtgcaACTCAATAGTcttaatgtatttataaaattttacaacCATCGtaactatctaattccagaatatttcaaCACCTGCAAAAGAAAACCCCATATCCTGTAGCATTCTTCTCTCCATTCCTCTCTCCGCCAGCCTCTGACGACTGTGttctgtctctacggatttgcTTATTTGGACACTTCATAAGATATAATCATACAATATGTCTTCTTTTGTgcttggcttcttttacttaacagtgttttcaaagtttatcCGTATTCTAGCATGTATCTGTACTTCATTACTTacggctgaatagtattccattatacggatatattgcattttgtttatgcatttctCACTTGATAGACTTTGGGTTTTTCCCACTCTTTGGCATTAGGTATAATTCTGCTATGGatgtacacatttttgtgtgCGTGCAAGTTTTAAATTCTCTTGGGTTATATCTAGGA
The sequence above is drawn from the Ursus arctos isolate Adak ecotype North America unplaced genomic scaffold, UrsArc2.0 scaffold_28, whole genome shotgun sequence genome and encodes:
- the SPESP1 gene encoding sperm equatorial segment protein 1 produces the protein MSMKFLVLLVALLLWPSSVPADPSITVTPDEEQNLNHYVEVLQNLILSVPTREPGREKKSKSPNNVHSIGPKVSRLKEIITHGDSSTENDVLINPVGEETTASPTGGFTLEVEKKKPTETTAFWSIKPNNVSVVLHTDEPYVVKEPEPEPEPEPEPEPEPEPEPELAQTEAPHPWPNVTETPPSPDITSGPPPITSSSRSTDMDTVTELEDVPQLSGEYEMEKPDALTFEKHPQILNNEDILKKISDIHSQVQQVPLAESLKPEYREDIRASREHLKRSLALAEAAEHKLQKMYRSQLLPLGRSSSGIDDGETVINMLYNSRSKLSEYLDVRSVPPEMRQKATTVLSTLKKILCVSRLETQNLIRKLLNNNIKILNLLDVP